Within the Populus trichocarpa isolate Nisqually-1 chromosome 14, P.trichocarpa_v4.1, whole genome shotgun sequence genome, the region tttgctttgttttaattttttttcccacggtaattccctcggtatatacggagggaatatttccgtcggtaaaatccctcggaaatttaccgacgaaaatattccctcggtatttctgtttgtatttatcaattttctgatAGTGGCTTTTGTTCAGGCTGCAATTCTTAATGGTGAGGGTAATGAGAAGGTCCAAGTCACAGGCCAGTTTATACTTTGTTTAATTTGGAGATCAATGGCAGAGTCATGACTGTAATATTGATTTCGAAGAACACGTACTACCATCCCCACCAAGAAAGAGCAAGTTTTCTCCACCAAGAAATATtgtattcaaaatatttatttttttaaaaaaaaagcacaagttTGATGGATAAGCTAAAATTTTCTTAGAGTAGTCTACATGTCTTGTTAATTCCTATAAGATTGACTTGTTAATGCTAGCGGGACCGAGAGTATGTCCACATTAAACTTAGAATATGatgtttgagaattttctttattttatagcttattttaaaaaaaaaatagttaaagatTGATCATTGAGAACTTTTCCTTTCAAACTTAACTCTTTTAAAGCTCTTTCAAAGCACAAAGCAGCTAAGCCGGCGCCTGACCAAAAACTAGCTAGAACCTTAAGAACCATAGACCAAAAACTAACACATATTTATTTAAGGAACCTTCGCCACCACAACTAGATAGAATTCTTCTTGCATGAACTGAGGAACCGAACAGCAGGCAAGCTAACATATTGACTCCAAAATCATCCATGTATCTTAGAGAGCAGTTCATCTCTTAATTTAGATAGAAGTGGAACTTTATTCCAAGAATAAACTCACAGATCCCAAGAGCACAAGAAGTCATCAAGAACTTGATCAAATTAATGCATCTCAAAAGGAACAACAGCACTCAAGAAAGCCAAACAGCGATCACAGATGTtaacatcttttgtttttatcagcTACCGGTGACTCAAGAATCGTATTTCTGATATACAATTATTAGTCACCGAGAGGGTGGTTGAAAGAAACTAATATTGAGACTAATATACAAACTGAGTcttgaatatataaatatatgatctgaggttttgattatttaattaataataccatgttaaaaaatcaattagttttaaagaatataatataaatcatttttggaatttcaattgattagtctttttgttttttaatcaaatatatacagAACTCGACCAAATGATCAGAAGTTGACTTCTCCCACCCTTGAAGCTGTGAGGTTATTAAGAATGGTCCTTGCTATAAAAAGTGTTATTCACTGTGGTTAATTTCTTCGCACTTTCTAGCAACTAATTAACTCGCTTCCTTGATCTAGTGTTAATTGCAATGGCATCGCGTTGGAATTCATTAATCTTGAAGGATTCAGAAAAGATGCTGCACCCATCATCACATCACTAAGCCAGCAATACTTCTATATAATggcagtagaaaaaaaaaaaatttggaactTTTCGAAGCTTTTATTCCCCTAATTGATAATTAAGGTGACcatgacatgatttttttttcgtaCAAGAAGGATGCTGCTGTAGGGATGGTCACTCCTATATATACGAGAAAGTCTGAGGTATTCAAGCACCCATTACGAATCTCTTATCCTATCAAGTACAAATATGTACACCATGCCAAAATTCTTCCATGCAAATCCTCGAGACAAAAAAACCTCATTCATGGCGGCCCTATCAATACTTCTTATCATCAAAATCCTTTGCCTGGCTACTTTTGCAGAAGCTACCACTTCAAAACCTTTGCCATCTCAGTTCGCAAAATTGTCTAGGTCAACAACAACACCCGGAGCTCCATCATCCACTGATACCTCTCCGTGCAAAGGCACCCCTTACAAAGCAGCCTGCCAATCTCTCCTCCTGACATTGAATACCAATAATAATGCTGATCTTCCTAAAACCCCGAAAGAACTCTTTGATTACTCAGTCCATTTCACCTCAAGCCAAGCTCACTCAGCCATAGACCAACTCGCTACCACATTCCTTGGCCAAACCTACCAGGAGATTGACATGACTCATTTGCCTGGTAGTGGCATGAGAGACTGCATGGAGTTGCTTGATGATACCTTGGACCAACTCTCTAATGTCATCAATCGCAAGAATGACCCTACCCACACCCACAACGATGTCCAGACATGGCTTAGTGCTGCACTTACCAATCAAGAAACATGCAAAGAAAGCCTGcttgaaaatgttaaaaaaactcatttagaGAAGTTTAACGTAATAGATTCCATGGCAAAAAACTTAAGTCAATTTATAAGCAACTCTCTTGCACTTTATGTGTCCAGCTATGGACTCCCTAGTACTAGTCCTCGTGGTCGGAAATTGTTGACGGACCAaagtaatattattaatgatttccCAAGTTGGGTATCCTTGTCGGAAAGGAAGCTTCTAGAAGCTTCTGTAGGAGAGATAGAAGCCCATGCAGTAGTGGCAAGGGATGGGAGTGGGACCCATACCTCCATTGCAGAGGCAATCAGGCAGGTGGCGGCTTCTCTGGATGGTGGGGGTAGAAATGTAATTTACATCAAAGCCGGGACTTATAAGGAGAACCTCAATATCCCTTCAAAGCAGAAGGACGTGCTTTTATATGGCGATGGGAAGGGTAAAACGGTCATTGTCGGTAGTAAAAATGCTGCAGATGGTTCCACAACTTACGACTCTGCCACAGTGGGtacgtattttttttattacgtacttttaaaattaatttttaaaatgttttttttttcaacaattttataTGTCtgtatcaaaaaaaataaaaaaaaattcatctatatCATTAACATAACATGCTGGTGATTTATCTTGATAAtcgaagaaattaattttacctcttttattattttaagatatgtTATTATCCGTTTCGGTTGAATAaaattttgacaaaattatgaacaagactttttaaaatattaaagaaatatatatatatatataatttacaagTAAGATCCTAGATaatcttcattttatatttggaGCTTTTTTGTTATGTggaagtaatttttattttataaaatataattaataaatattttttagattttttgtttgttaggtAGAGGTCTTGAATCAAAATTACCCTAAGTAACTCTTAATTTAAACCGACTCTGCtcttatcttgaatttttggaTGCATGGTATCAAGAAAATTCTGGAGCTAagacaataataattttgagaTTGATTAGCGTGTGGGAATGGGGATGACAAAAGTCATCTCCTTCCCCCACCCCACCAGTGCTGTGGGACGCATGCATTGCATTATAATTAACTGGGCATTAATTGTTGATTTCTGgccataatttgttttttgtgctAATTAAATATGAGTCTGTGCTTAATTAGGCGTGATGGGGGATGGATTCATCGCGAAAGACATAACATTTGTGAACAGTGCCGGTCCGAGCAAGCACCAAGCTGTTGCCCTTCGAGTTGGATCCGATAGAGCAGTAATCTTTCGATGCTCAATCGATGGTTATCAAGACACTCTCTATACTCTTTCCAAACGACAATTCTATCGAGAAACGGACATTTATGGCACAGTAGATTTCATTTTTGGTAATTCAGCAGTGGTTTTCCAGAACTGTAATATTTTTGCCAGGAATCCCGGAACAGGACAGAAGAATTTTGTGACTGCGCAAGGTCGCACTAGCCCTGATCAAAACACAGGCATTTCTATACAAAACTGCCAGATAGAGGCGCAGTCAGTCACATATCTTGGTAGGCCATGGAAGCAATATTCTAGAACAGTTATAATGCAGTCCTCTTTGGATGGTTCAATAGATCCTGCTGGTTGGTTTCCTTGGGCTGGTGGCTCCTCCCCCTCGTCAATCTATTATGGTGAATACTCGAACTCAGGCCCCGGCTCCTCTACTTCCGGCAGGGTCAACTGGCCTGGCTATCATAGCTCGCTTACCTCCGTAGAAGCTCAAAAGTTCACGGTTGGTAGTTTCATTAGCGGGAATGTTTGGTTGCCCCCCACCGGAGTTGCTTTCGATTCTGGGCTGGGTGGTTAAGGCTCGAAAATGGAAACTACGATGGGGTCCaaatgtgtttattttattatagctGTCATCTTTGTCCTATcttctgtttaattattttcctaatttattatgttgtttttgtttaaaaataattttacttgtTCATGAATCAAGTGCCCAAATGTAATTCTCCATGTTCAAGTAATACAATTTCATTTCAAGTATAAGGAGCATTTACTATAaagaatttattagaaaataatataaattatatctcaaAAATTCACCtaataattcaagttttttcaagtttttgagattaattatttctttgataaataattttattacaatGTATTTCtttacttcatttttctttttgataatcTTAGAGATATTATTAAAAGTTCTTTATGGTTCAGTGATGCCAAGGACACCATAATATTAAAACTTTCTTTCCAGTCCAccgtaatattaaaaaatttctttcatccaaaaaaatgaaatattttcacACTAATAAGTACAAGAATTTTGTATGAAAGTGATATATTTAATGTATGAAAgtgatatatttaataattatttgctATTATGatagcaattgttttttaaaatattttttatttaatttcaattaaaaaataatttaaaatttttgaaaacattgtttttattgccAAAACAAGAGAATTAAAGAGCATGACTTTTACGCTAGAGtacaagagaaattaaatatacaagcacgctggaaaaaaaatctaaaaagcaaTTAGAAGCACATCAATCTATTTGATGTTCAAATCAACTAgttataaaagagaaaatgaaataaaggaaaaactTGTGCATGTATCTTTCATAATGACGTGTTTGTTTTCagcaataatatatatatatatatattagtgcaATGGTAGCTTGGTAATTTTGCTGTTGGGAAATTTATCCCACGTAACTAAAAGTACTCTAAACTATTATTTCACT harbors:
- the LOC7468487 gene encoding probable pectinesterase/pectinesterase inhibitor 35; amino-acid sequence: MYTMPKFFHANPRDKKTSFMAALSILLIIKILCLATFAEATTSKPLPSQFAKLSRSTTTPGAPSSTDTSPCKGTPYKAACQSLLLTLNTNNNADLPKTPKELFDYSVHFTSSQAHSAIDQLATTFLGQTYQEIDMTHLPGSGMRDCMELLDDTLDQLSNVINRKNDPTHTHNDVQTWLSAALTNQETCKESLLENVKKTHLEKFNVIDSMAKNLSQFISNSLALYVSSYGLPSTSPRGRKLLTDQSNIINDFPSWVSLSERKLLEASVGEIEAHAVVARDGSGTHTSIAEAIRQVAASLDGGGRNVIYIKAGTYKENLNIPSKQKDVLLYGDGKGKTVIVGSKNAADGSTTYDSATVGVMGDGFIAKDITFVNSAGPSKHQAVALRVGSDRAVIFRCSIDGYQDTLYTLSKRQFYRETDIYGTVDFIFGNSAVVFQNCNIFARNPGTGQKNFVTAQGRTSPDQNTGISIQNCQIEAQSVTYLGRPWKQYSRTVIMQSSLDGSIDPAGWFPWAGGSSPSSIYYGEYSNSGPGSSTSGRVNWPGYHSSLTSVEAQKFTVGSFISGNVWLPPTGVAFDSGLGG